ATGTGTCGGTAAGTTTAGATGTCTTTTCTGCAACATCGACCGCTTTTTGGTAAACTTCCAATTTCTCAAACATGAAAGACATAGTTCAAACCTCCTATTTGGGTCCTTTATGGTATTAGACTGAAAATAGGAAGATTTCATGCTGGGAAAATGAAAAAAATACAAAAAAAATTGTGAACAGCAGATCAGCTGAGCAGCAGACCGCCCTGAATCACATGTGATTCAGGACTCCACCAGAAATAGAAAACCCTGCACCTTATTGGTGCAGGATTTTCTATTTCTGGTAGCGCTACGGGGAATCGAACCCCGGCTTGATGACTGAGAATCATCCGTCCTAGCCGCTAGACGATAGCGCCATGAGCGAAGCGAATAGCTCTGCTGTTCTGCTGCTCTGATTTCAATAAATATGTACAAGCCAATTCCAACAACTTAAAAATATGATCAGCGGACCAGCCGATAGCAGACCGCTGGTTCGCTTTTTCCTGCTGTTCTGCTGCTCTGATGCTCACCTGCTCTGCAATTTCGCTTTTTCGAAATTGCGAACCCCGGCTTGATGACTGAGAATCATCCGTCCTAGCCGCTAGACGATAGCGCCATGAGCGAAGCGAATAGCTCTGCTGTTCTGCTGCTCTGATTTCAATAAATATGTACAAGCCAATTCCAACAACTTAAAAATATGATCAGCGGACCAGCCGATAGCAGACCGCTGGTTCGCTTTTTCCTGCTGTTCTGCTGCTCTGATGCTCACCTGCTCTGCAATTTCGCTTTTTCGAAATTGCGAACCCCGGCTTGATGACTGAGAATCATCCGTCGTCTTGCGCAGCAAGACAGCTCTGCTGTTCTGCTGTTCTGCTGTTCTGCTGTTCTGCTGTTCTGCTGTTCTGCTGTTCCGCTGTTCTGATGCTCTGCTGTTCTGATGTTCTGCTGCTCTGCCACTCTTTCTCACTACGAAAGAGTGGCTGCCGATCCTGGGCTCGAACCAGGGACCCCCTGCTCCAGAGGCAGGTGCTCTACCAATTGAGCTAATCGGCAACAATTCTTCACCGCGGAGACGCTGAGCACACAGAGTAAACCAAAAATAAATCTAAACGACTTCAAATCTCTCTGCGTTCTCTGCAATAAAAAAATTTAAATATCGATCCCCGCCGTTTTCAAACCTATTTCCAAACGGCTGATCGTTTTTTCCTTACCCAAAATTTCCATCACTTCAAAAATACCGGGTGATTGCATACGTCCCGTCAGGCTAACCCGCAAAGGATGCGCTAAAATCCCGAATTTCACCTGCTTTTCTTCAATAAAACCCTTGAGGGATTCTTCCAATCCTGAAACGGAAAAGGATTCTACCATTTTCAATTTTTCGTGTAAAGCCTTAAATAAAACCTGATTTTCCTTCATACTCGCTAATTTTTCCCGCGCTTTTTCATCTATTTTTTCCAAATCCGGCTCCTGAAAAAAATAATCCACCTGACCGGGCAGCTCCGTAAGCAGTTTAAATTTTTCCCGCACCAATTTGACGCAGGCTGTGGCATAGGTTGTATCGTCTTTATCAGATAAAACCCCGGTATTTCGTAAAACACTCAGCGCACGTTTAATGTAAACAGCTTCATCAATACTGCGCATATACTGCCCGTTCATCCAGGTCAATTTATCCGGATCAAAGACCGCAGGATTTTTACTGACTTTTTTCAAAGAAAATTTTTCTTCCAGTGCTTGTTTGGAAAATAGTGTGGTTTTGTCATCAAATGCCCAGCCCAAGAGCGCTAAATAATTAATCATGGTTTCCGGCAGGTAACCCTCTTTGGCATACGCACCAATTGAAGTGGCGCCGTGCCGTTTGGACAACCGCGTCTTATCCGGACCCAGAATCATGGGAACATGCGCAAATTTCGGAAGCGGTTCATTGAGCGCCTTGTACACCGCAATCTGACGGGGTGTATTGGAAAGATGATCGTCACCGCGGATCACATGCGTAATTTTCATGGTCACATCATCCACTACAACAGCAAAATTATAGGTCGGCAGACCATTGGTCCTAAACAGGACAAAATCATCCAGTACTTTATTTTCAAAAACAACTTTTTCCCGAACAGCATCCCCGATAATCGTCTCGCCCTCGGTCGGCATTTTCATGCGAATGGTATGCGGTTCTCCGGCAGCAACACGGGCTTTGGCCTCTGTTGACGGGATGTGACGACAAGCTCCGTTGTATTTGGGATCTTCATTTTTTTCCAATGCTTGCTTGCGCATACTGTCCAGGCTTTCTGCTGAACAAAAACAATAATAGGCATCTCCCGAGTCAAGCAGCTGATTCACTTTCTCCCGATAGATATCCAACCGCTCTGTCTGACGGTAGGGTCCAAAATCACCGCCCACACCCGGCCCTTCATCCCAATTGAGGCCGAGCCATTTCATATCTTCAAGGATCATCTGCACAGATTCCTCGGTGCTGCGCTCAACATCGGTATCTTCCAGGCGAAGCACAAAGGTCCCCCCCTGACGGCGTGCATAGAGATAATTAAAGAGTGCGGTGCGTGCGCCGCCAATATGCAGATGACCGGTCGGCGAGGGTGCAAAGCGGACGCGAATGGTTCCAGACATAGTACCTCCAGGCATTTTTGTGCAACAAAAATGCAGAGCATTTGAGAGAAGAAAACAGAAAACAGTTCAACACACTCAAATGTGGTCTATTCTCAACTTTCTATTGCTCTGCGTACGTTTTATAATAACAAAACCCGAAAAAAGGTTTCCAGTTTCACCCTTTCTCGGGTTTTCAATGTCACTTTTGAATAATATCCGTTGCCATACAAAAAAATCTATGTCAACGCTTCTTGGCAGGGTCGTACTTGGTCTCCGGCTCAAATTTTTCAAATCCCATATCACAATTGCCCTTAAAAATAACGCCCTCGGCAATGGCCAGACGGGGAGTATGAATATCACCCTGGAGCTGACCGGCCGGCATGATTTCCAAGCGCTTGGCAGCCGAAACATTGCCGGTTATTTTTCCGGAAAGTAAAACCGTCTTGGCGGTAATATTTCCCTTGATCAAACCTTTCTCGCCCACAATGACGCCCTCTTCGCTGCTGACATTTCCCTCAACCTTGCCGTCAATGCGAACTGTACCTTTGGCATTAATCTGCCCTTTAAACTCTGAACCGGCGCCCAAAATAGTATCAACGCCTCTGCTTTTTTCTTCTGCCATGTCGTTTATCTCCGATAGGTATTATTGTTTTATATATTTTAGGGGATCAACCGGAATGCCATTGACGCGAATTTCATAGTGAAGATGAGCTGCCGTAGAACGGCCGGTATTTCCGACAAATCCAATCACCTGGCCGCGCCGGACACGCTGCCCGATATTCACCAATTGGCGCTGAAGATGCGCATAACGGGTGGAAAAACCATATCCATGATCAACCACGATCAGTTTACCATAGCCGCCTTCCCATCCCACATACGTTACCACACCGTCAGCCGGCGCTTTGATCGAGGTTCCTGCCTCATTGGCAATATCCAGACCGTGGTGCATGGTCGTACCTTCAAAAAACGGTGAATTGCGCATTCCGAAACGGGAGGTGATCCAGCCCCGAATCGGCCAGTCTGTGGGTTTTGAAGCCAGCAAGGACCGCTGGGTCGCTATATATTTTTTTAATTCCTGATAACTTTGCATTCTTTCACGCGCATTTTGTTTAAGAAATGTAAGGGATTTTGCAAATTCATTGGGCGTCAGGGTTGATTTGCTGTTCAAGGCCTTCATAAGATTAACCTGGTCCACCGGTGAAGGCCCCCCCTCGCCGGTATATTTAAGCAGATTTTTTTTATTCTTCATTTTTAACATAGCGCGTAATTCATCTTCGATTTTAACCACACGCTGAAAAGCTTCATGTGTACTGGCCAATTCCTGTATAAAATAAGCATTTTTTTCAACCAATTGGATATTGGCCCGGCGTGTCAATTCATAACCCACATGGCGGGTCATGATGAAAGAAGAGACGCCTACCGTGGTCAGCCCCAAAAACCCAACCAGCAAGAGAATTGCCGTTGATATTTTAAACGAAAATATTTTCCGCTCATCATGGGGGATCAACATCAGTGTTACAAAGTTGTCTTTTTTCTTTTTTGCCATAAGTAGTCACCTATTATAGTAACGGTCGTTAGCGCTAATCTTTAATATACCAATTTTAAAAAAAGCTGTCAATTATTTTGTTAGGATTGAGGTCTCTTACAAAATACACGAAAAAACGGTCATCCCAGCAAAGCTAAAATTCTATCTAAATCTTCGAGCGAATAATACTCAATCTCAATTTTGCCTTTTTGACCACTCCGCGGCATCACCTTGACTTGGGTGCCTAATTTCCGTCTTAATTCTTCTTCCAACTGGCGCGTATGCGGGTCCTTGACATCACCACGTCCCACCCGTTTATGCTTCACCGCCTTTTCAGGGCGTATTCCCTGCGCAAGACGCTCCGCCTCGCGAACCGAGAGACTATCCCGAACAATTTTCTCAGCCAACCGTTCCAACATACTCTCGTCAGTTATTGTCAATAAAGCGCGGGCATGTCCTTCGCTGATGCGGCTTTTCTTAACCAGTTCCTGAACAGACTGGGGAAGTTTGAGCAGGCGCAGGGTGTTGGCAACTGAAGACCGGTCTTTACCGACCCGCTTGGCCATGTCTTCCTGAGTAAGACTGAATTTTGTCATCAACTGATGATAAGCCAGTGCCGCTTCAATGGCGTTCAGATTCGAACGCTGAATATTTTCTATCAGGGCAATTTCCAGGCATTCGGTATCATCAACCTCGCGGACAATCACCGGAATTTGCGACAGCCCGGCCAGCTTGGCCGCGCGGAAGCGACGTTCTCCCGCCACCAGCTCAAACTTCCCATCCTGCCGGGGACGAACCATGACAGGCTGAACAATGCCCTTTTCCTTGATCGAAGCGGACAACTCATCGAGTTCCTTGGGATCAAATTCCAGCCGGGGTTGAAATGGATTGGGAAAAATATTCTCGATCGTGATCTCAGCCGGCATGGCATACGTAGAAGGCGCGTTTTCAATATTCCCTTGCATGGGAATCAGTGCTTCCAAACCTTTTCCGAGTGCTTGTCTACTCATCGCGAAATGCCCCTTTACGCTAAATTTGATGATCCTGCTGTGAAAGTGCAGCCCGAAATCATATCCGAAAAACAGTCATCCATCAAGTAAATATCGCATGAAAAATCACATGCCCTGCCCGCCAGAAGAGGTTGTCTCCTTAACCCTGAAGACTGGTTTGTGTGGTGTTGGAATTGTCGGCACTGACCGCGACTGATTCCGTCGTCGGCTGATTGCGCGCGATGATCTCCTCCGCCAGTTGGATATAGGCAACCGATCCACTACACTTGCTGTCGTACTGCATGATCGGTTTACCAAAACTGGGTGCTTCGGAAAGTTTAACATTGCGCGGAATAATCGTGTCGTAGACTTTATTTTGAAAACGCTTTTTAATCTCCTGCATAACCTGGACCGTTAAATTAGTCCTTAAGTCACACATGGTCAGGACCACACCCTCGATCCGCAAATCCGGATTCAGCCCGTTTTTCACCAAAATGATGGTACGCAACAACTGCCCCACACCATCCAGCGCGTAAAATTCCCCCTGAATGGGAATCAAAACGGTCTCGGCGGCAGTGAGTGTATTTAATGTCAGCAATCCCAGGGAAGGCGGGCAATCGATAAAAATAAAATCAAATGAATCACGCAGCGGGGCAATCCCCTGGCGGAGTTTGGTTTCGCGGGCAATCACATTGACCAGCTCAATTTCAGCACCGGACAGTTGAATATTGGCCGGTGCCAAATAAAAATTCTCCGTCTCGGTCTTGATAATAACATCAGCCATGGATTGGTTTCCGATCAGAACATCATAAATACTTTTTTCCAGCTTTTCTTTGTCAAATCCCAATCCAACGGTCGAATTTCCCTGGGGATCAATATCAATTAACAAAACTTTCTTTCCCAAGGTTGCCAACCCGGCACATAAATTAATCGAGGTTGTGGTTTTACCCACACCGCCTTTTTGATTAACAATCGCAATAACTTTTCCCATTACAATCCTAATGTTCTAATTTTTTTAATATCAGCCTTCCGGATTCCCCGGCTGTAAAAGTTTAAAGCAGTTTGGCTATTTCCTCGCCCAATTGAAACGGATCAAAGGGCTTGGTAAAATAACCGGCCGCGCCGACTTCCTTGCCCCGTTCAAAATCATCGTCATTGTTGCGCACGGTGAGAAAAACCACCGGAATATCTTTTAAATCCTTGTTTTGTTTAATTCGGCGGCAGACTTCAAAACCATCCAGATCCGGCATCATCACATCCAATAAAATAAGATCAGGTCTGAATGTTTCCAAAATTTCCAATGCCTGATAACCCGAACCCGCTGGTGTGACTTCAAATGTCTTCATATCCAGGCTGCGATGAATCAGCATACTGATGTCTTCTTCATCTTCAACCACGAGAATG
The bacterium genome window above contains:
- a CDS encoding M23 family metallopeptidase — protein: MAKKKKDNFVTLMLIPHDERKIFSFKISTAILLLVGFLGLTTVGVSSFIMTRHVGYELTRRANIQLVEKNAYFIQELASTHEAFQRVVKIEDELRAMLKMKNKKNLLKYTGEGGPSPVDQVNLMKALNSKSTLTPNEFAKSLTFLKQNARERMQSYQELKKYIATQRSLLASKPTDWPIRGWITSRFGMRNSPFFEGTTMHHGLDIANEAGTSIKAPADGVVTYVGWEGGYGKLIVVDHGYGFSTRYAHLQRQLVNIGQRVRRGQVIGFVGNTGRSTAAHLHYEIRVNGIPVDPLKYIKQ
- a CDS encoding AAA family ATPase; protein product: MGKVIAIVNQKGGVGKTTTSINLCAGLATLGKKVLLIDIDPQGNSTVGLGFDKEKLEKSIYDVLIGNQSMADVIIKTETENFYLAPANIQLSGAEIELVNVIARETKLRQGIAPLRDSFDFIFIDCPPSLGLLTLNTLTAAETVLIPIQGEFYALDGVGQLLRTIILVKNGLNPDLRIEGVVLTMCDLRTNLTVQVMQEIKKRFQNKVYDTIIPRNVKLSEAPSFGKPIMQYDSKCSGSVAYIQLAEEIIARNQPTTESVAVSADNSNTTQTSLQG
- a CDS encoding ParB/RepB/Spo0J family partition protein, with the protein product MSRQALGKGLEALIPMQGNIENAPSTYAMPAEITIENIFPNPFQPRLEFDPKELDELSASIKEKGIVQPVMVRPRQDGKFELVAGERRFRAAKLAGLSQIPVIVREVDDTECLEIALIENIQRSNLNAIEAALAYHQLMTKFSLTQEDMAKRVGKDRSSVANTLRLLKLPQSVQELVKKSRISEGHARALLTITDESMLERLAEKIVRDSLSVREAERLAQGIRPEKAVKHKRVGRGDVKDPHTRQLEEELRRKLGTQVKVMPRSGQKGKIEIEYYSLEDLDRILALLG
- the gltX gene encoding glutamate--tRNA ligase, giving the protein MSGTIRVRFAPSPTGHLHIGGARTALFNYLYARRQGGTFVLRLEDTDVERSTEESVQMILEDMKWLGLNWDEGPGVGGDFGPYRQTERLDIYREKVNQLLDSGDAYYCFCSAESLDSMRKQALEKNEDPKYNGACRHIPSTEAKARVAAGEPHTIRMKMPTEGETIIGDAVREKVVFENKVLDDFVLFRTNGLPTYNFAVVVDDVTMKITHVIRGDDHLSNTPRQIAVYKALNEPLPKFAHVPMILGPDKTRLSKRHGATSIGAYAKEGYLPETMINYLALLGWAFDDKTTLFSKQALEEKFSLKKVSKNPAVFDPDKLTWMNGQYMRSIDEAVYIKRALSVLRNTGVLSDKDDTTYATACVKLVREKFKLLTELPGQVDYFFQEPDLEKIDEKAREKLASMKENQVLFKALHEKLKMVESFSVSGLEESLKGFIEEKQVKFGILAHPLRVSLTGRMQSPGIFEVMEILGKEKTISRLEIGLKTAGIDI
- a CDS encoding polymer-forming cytoskeletal protein, whose amino-acid sequence is MAEEKSRGVDTILGAGSEFKGQINAKGTVRIDGKVEGNVSSEEGVIVGEKGLIKGNITAKTVLLSGKITGNVSAAKRLEIMPAGQLQGDIHTPRLAIAEGVIFKGNCDMGFEKFEPETKYDPAKKR
- a CDS encoding response regulator, producing the protein MAAKRILVVEDEEDISMLIHRSLDMKTFEVTPAGSGYQALEILETFRPDLILLDVMMPDLDGFEVCRRIKQNKDLKDIPVVFLTVRNNDDDFERGKEVGAAGYFTKPFDPFQLGEEIAKLL